The following DNA comes from Allobranchiibius huperziae.
CGGCATACCTGCCATCGTGCCGTACCGCTCGCGCCCGCTAGGTTGAGGGCGTCGTTGCCCGGTGCGTGGGACGGAAGACCCCGATGAGTGCTGCGGACGGTTCCGGGCGCTCCGGAGGCGCCGGATCCTCGGACGTGCGCGCCCTGCCGCGGCTGGATCGCCGCCGCCACTCCCTGCTGCGCCTCACCCTCACCGTCGTCGTCGTGCTCGTCGGCGGCAACCTCGCGGCGAATCTGTGGACCCGGCACCTGTGGTTCGAGAACCTGCAGTACGCCGGGGTGTACGGCGTGGAGCTGCGCACCCGGGCGGCGCTCTTCGCGATCGCGTTCCTGGTGGTGGAGCTGCTCTGCCACGGCAGCGTCTGGCTGGCCTACCGCTACCGGCCGATCCGGGTGCCGGACGCCGCGGGCGAGGCGATGCACCGCTACCGGGTGGCGATCGAGCCCTTCCGGCGTGCGGCGTTCGCGGTCGTGCCGCTGCTGATAGCGCTCATCACCGCGGCCAGCGCCTCGAGCCAGTGGCGCACACCGCTGCTGTGGTGGGCGCGGCAGAGCTTCGGTCAGACCGACCCGCAGTTCCACCGCGACATCGGCTTCTACGTCTTCACGATGCCCTTCATCGAGATGCTGATCGGCTTCGGCACGGTCATCCTGATCCTGGCGCTGGTCCTCGCCACGCTGACCCACTACATCTACGGCGGCATCACCGTCGCCGAAGGCAGGCTCACCTTCACCCGGGTGGCCCGACGCCACCTGTGCCTGCTCGCCGTCGCGCTGCTGCTGGTGCGCGCCGCGGCGTGGTGGTGGGGCCGCTACGCGCTGGTCTACCGCACCGGGCGCACCCTGACCGGTGTCGACGACACCGACGTGCGCTCGACGCTGCCGGTGCACGCGATCCTCGCCTGCGCCGCCGTCCTCACCGCGCTGACGTTCCTGGTCACGATGCGCACCCGCAGCTGGCGGTGGCCGGCCGCCGCGGTGTCGATGCTGATGGCGACCGCCGTGGCGTTCGGCGGCATCTACCCCGAGATCCTGTCCGCCGTCCGCGGCAACACCGCGCGCTCGTCGAACGAGGCGACCTACCTGCAACGGGAGATCGACGCCACCCGCGCGGCGTACGGCGTCTCGGACGTGACGGTGCGCGACTACCCGTCCGGTGCGACCCCGACCGCGGGCCTGACGTCCGCCGCGGCGGGCGTGCCGGTCTTGGACCCGATGGTCGTGACCGGCGCGTTCCAGCAGCTGCAGGGGCTCACGCCGCCGGCCGCGTTCGCCGCGGGCCTCGACGTCGGCCGCACGGGTGCCGGTGCCTCGGCCGCCCCGACGGTCGTGGGCGCCCGCGGCATCGACCTGTCGGGTCTGCCTGCGAGCAGACGCGACTGGGTCGGCCAGCACCTCGTCTACACCCACGGCACCGGCGTGGTGAGCGCCCGCGCCGACACCACGACGGCGAGCGGCGCGCCGTCCTTCCTGACCGACCCCGCCGCGGCCGGCAGCCGCATCTACTTCGGTGGCGGGCTGCCGTCGTACTCGGTCGTGGGCGGCAAGCCGATCGAGGCGGACGGCACGGCGAGCACGGGCTTCCGGTACGACGGCAGGGGAGGGGTCGCGCTGGGCGGCATCATGCGCCGGCTCGCCTACGCCGCGAAGTTCCGCTCGTGGGACCTGCTCACGTCGCGTTCCGTCAGCACCACCTCCCGGGTGATCTACGACCGCGACCCCGTCGACCGGGTGCGGCAGGTCGCGCCGTGGCTGTCGGTGGACGAGGGGGCCTATCCGGTGCAGTCGGGAAGCCGCACCCTGTGGGTCGTCGACGGTTACACCACCTCCGACCGTTATCCCTATGCCGAGCACCAGCCCCTGACCACCGGGTCGGACACGCTCGGGCGGTCGATCAACTACCTGCGCGGCTCGGTCAAGGCCACGGTCGACGCGTACGACGGAACGGTGCGGCTCTACGCCTGGGACAGCGACGAACCGGTCCTGCGGGCCTGGGAGAAGGTCTTCCCGGGCACGGTGCGTCCGCGCTCGCAGATGCCCGCCGCGGTGCTCTCGCAGGTGCGCTACCCGCAGGGTCAGTTCGAGATGCAGCGCACGATCCTGGGGGCCTACCACGTGACCGACCGTGCGACCTTCGCCGACGGCGGGCAGCGCTGGTCCGTGCCGGTCGACCCGACGACCGGTGCCGGTGTGCTCCAGCCGTCCTACTACCAACCCGTCACCCTCCCGGGCGCCGCCGGTCGCGGCTACGCGCTCACCTCGTCGTACGTCGGCGCGGGCGGCACGGGCGCGGTCACCGGCTACCTCGCGGCCGGATCGGACGCCGGGACGACGCCCGGGCAGGTCGGCGCGGGGTACGGGAAGCTCACGCTGCTCCGGGTGACCGGCTCGGCGCGGGGTCCTGGCCAGTTCCAGAACGACCTGAACTCTTCCGCCGAGCGCTCTTCGAGCATGCCCGGCACGCTCAGTCAGTTCTTCATCACCGAGGCGCGCGCCAAGGCGAGCGTGAGCAAGGGCAACCTCCTGACGCTGCCGGCAGCCGGCGGGATGCTGCAGGTCGAGCCGCTCTACGTACGGCCCAAGGGCGCTTCCTACCCGGTGCTCAAGGCGGTCGTGGTCGGCTTCGGCGGGCGGCTGCGGTGGGGAGCGACGCTGCAGGACGCGCTCGCGGACCTGTCCACCGCCCGCTAGCGCTGCTCGATTTTGCGGCGCGGCAGCCCTCCCGTAAGCTGGTGTTACCGACGCGGGGTGGAGCAGCTCGGTAGCTCGCCGGGCTCATAACCCGGAGGTCGCAGGTTCAAATCCTGCCCCCGCTACCAACGCGTCAACGAGAGATCCCCGGGCCACACGGCCCGGGGATTCTTGCTTTCTGCTGGTCGGACCGGTCGATCCGTTCGTCCGGTGACGGGCGATCAGGGTTGCTCGGACGGTCTGTCCTCGGGACTGTCCATCGACAGCCGGTGCGCCAACAACGCGCCGATACCGGGGATGAAGGTGAGCAGTCGGGCCCGCGAGGAGAAGGGGCCGCTGAAGGAGAGCGCGATGGCGATCAGGTAGGCGCTGCCGTGGATCGGACCGACGATGCCCGCGAGTCCGGAAGAACGCGCCGTCGCCAGATTGATCAGCAGAGCCGCCAGGGAGACGGTCTCCACCACCGCCACGATGCCGAAGGCTCGCCGGGACGGGGGCGCGGGGGTCACCGGTTGACTCCCGTGGTGGAGCCGGGCCGGATGATCATGAGCACCACTACGATGGCCCAGG
Coding sequences within:
- a CDS encoding UPF0182 family protein — protein: MSAADGSGRSGGAGSSDVRALPRLDRRRHSLLRLTLTVVVVLVGGNLAANLWTRHLWFENLQYAGVYGVELRTRAALFAIAFLVVELLCHGSVWLAYRYRPIRVPDAAGEAMHRYRVAIEPFRRAAFAVVPLLIALITAASASSQWRTPLLWWARQSFGQTDPQFHRDIGFYVFTMPFIEMLIGFGTVILILALVLATLTHYIYGGITVAEGRLTFTRVARRHLCLLAVALLLVRAAAWWWGRYALVYRTGRTLTGVDDTDVRSTLPVHAILACAAVLTALTFLVTMRTRSWRWPAAAVSMLMATAVAFGGIYPEILSAVRGNTARSSNEATYLQREIDATRAAYGVSDVTVRDYPSGATPTAGLTSAAAGVPVLDPMVVTGAFQQLQGLTPPAAFAAGLDVGRTGAGASAAPTVVGARGIDLSGLPASRRDWVGQHLVYTHGTGVVSARADTTTASGAPSFLTDPAAAGSRIYFGGGLPSYSVVGGKPIEADGTASTGFRYDGRGGVALGGIMRRLAYAAKFRSWDLLTSRSVSTTSRVIYDRDPVDRVRQVAPWLSVDEGAYPVQSGSRTLWVVDGYTTSDRYPYAEHQPLTTGSDTLGRSINYLRGSVKATVDAYDGTVRLYAWDSDEPVLRAWEKVFPGTVRPRSQMPAAVLSQVRYPQGQFEMQRTILGAYHVTDRATFADGGQRWSVPVDPTTGAGVLQPSYYQPVTLPGAAGRGYALTSSYVGAGGTGAVTGYLAAGSDAGTTPGQVGAGYGKLTLLRVTGSARGPGQFQNDLNSSAERSSSMPGTLSQFFITEARAKASVSKGNLLTLPAAGGMLQVEPLYVRPKGASYPVLKAVVVGFGGRLRWGATLQDALADLSTAR